One Phaseolus vulgaris cultivar G19833 chromosome 4, P. vulgaris v2.0, whole genome shotgun sequence DNA window includes the following coding sequences:
- the LOC137836907 gene encoding granule-bound starch synthase 2, chloroplastic/amyloplastic-like, which translates to MASMGSAPFLVEANADSTLMMRMFHHRNLKLSSPKFGPLSGSSFGHSGARGWGRGRVNHGCSRGLLCLVEKNRRIKALGKGSWMSEESEEILQGTIEKSKKVIALQRELLQKISERRKLLHAIDSQINSISDEHSNESLLSTIENQNGGTVSSSYVQSSEKEISNVSSLATDRGFDKGEEEDDKLSLAEKASATQYFDELLNSNRYETIAPDTLPMEIPSGTKTTSQIIEILEGIDESSFDEVADKADNVESEGEKPPPLAGENAMNVILAAVECAPWSKTGGLGDVAGSLPKALAKRGHRVMVVAPRYSNYAEAVEIGVRKQYKVDGQDMEVTYFHAFIDGVDFVFLDSPNFRNLQNNVYGGNRMDILKRMVLFCKAAAEVPWHVPCGGICYGDGNLAFIANDWHTALLPVYLKAYFRDNGLMKYTRSILVIHNIAHQGRGPLDEFRYMDLPQHYIDLFQLYDPVGGEHLNILAAGLKAADRIVTVSHGYAWEIKTSEGGWGLHGIINENDWKLRGIVNGIDTKDWNPKFDVHLKSDGYTNYSVETLQSGKRQCKAALQKELGFPVREDVPLIGFIGRLDHQKGIDIIAEAIPWMVGQDMQLALLGTGRPDLEDMLKQIVSQHNDKIKGLIGFSVKMAHRITAGADILLMPSRFEPCGLNQLYAMNYGTIPVVHAVGGLRDTVTPFNPFEESGLGWTFDSAEPNKLVNALGNCLMTFKQFKQSWEGIQRRGMMQDLSWDNAAQQYEEVLVAAKYQW; encoded by the exons ATGGCATCGATGGGTTCTGCACCCTTTCTCGTGGAGGCCAATGCTGACTCCACTTTGATGATGAGGATGTTTCACCACAGGAATCTCAAGCTTTCTTCTCCTAAGTTTGGCCCTTTGAGTGGTTCATCGTTTGGACATTCGGGGGCAAGAGGGTGGGGGCGTGGAAGAGTGAACCATGGGTGTAGCAGGGGTTTGTTGTGTTTGGTGGAGAAGAATAGGAGGATAAAAGCTTTGGGGAAGGGTTCTTGGATGAGTGAGGAGTCAGAGGAAATACTTCAGGGCACAATTGAGAAGAGTAAGAAGGTTATTGCTTTGCAAAGGGAGCTGCTTCAAAAG ATTTCTGAAAGAAGGAAACTGCTTCATGCAATAGATAGTCAAATAAACAGTATTTCAGATGAGCACAGCAATGAATCCCTATTAAGTACTATTGAGAACCAAAATGGTGGCACTGTTTCAAGCAGTTACGTCCAATCTAGTGAGAAGGAAATATCGAATGTCTCGAGTTTAGCCACTGATCGTGGTTTTGATAAGGGTGAAGAGGAAGATGATAAATTGTCTCTTGCTGAAAAGGCTTCAGCTACACAGTATTTTGATGAACTTTTGAATAGCAATAGATATGAGACAATTGCCCCTGATACCCTGCCAATGGAAATCCCAAGTGGCACCAAAACCACCAGTCAGATTATTGAAATACTGGAAGGTATCGATGAATCAAGTTTTGATGAGGTTGCTGATAAAGCTGACAATGTTGAGAGTGAAGGTGAAAAACCCCCACCGTTGGCTGGGGAGAATGCTATGAATGTTATATTGGCGGCAGTAGAATGTGCTCCCTGGTCAAAAACAG GTGGGCTTGGAGATGTTGCTGGATCATTACCTAAGGCTTTGGCTAAGCGTGGACACAGGGTTATG GTTGTAGCACCTCGATATAGTAATTATGCTGAAGCAGTAGAGATTGGAGTACGGAAACAGTACAAAGTGGATGGTCAG GACATGGAAGTAACATATTTCCATGCTTTTATAGATGGTGTTGACTTTGTTTTTCTTGACAGTCCAAACTTTCGCAATTTACAGAATAACGTATATGGTGGAAACCGAAtg GATATTCTAAAACGCATGGTGCTGTTTTGCAAGGCAGCTGCAGAG GTTCCATGGCATGTTCCATGTGGTGGTATTTGCTATGGAGATGGAAATTTGGCCTTCATTGCAAATGATTGGCATACTGCATTGTTGCCTGTGTACCTCAAGGCATATTTCCGTGATAATGGTTTAATGAAGTACACAAGATCTATTCTTGTGATTCATAACATAGCACACCAG GGTCGGGGGCCACTTGATGAATTCCGTTACATGGATTTACCGCAGCATTACATAGACCTTTTCCAATTATATGATCCTGTTGGAGGTGAGCACTTGAATATCTTAGCAGCCGGTTTAAAGGCAGCAGACCGGATTGTCACTGTCAGTCATGGATATGCATGGGAGATCAAAACTTCTGAAGGTGGTTGGGGTTTGCATGGGATCATAAATGAGAATGACTGGAAACTGAGGGGAATTGTCAATGGAATTGATACCAAAGATTGGAACCCCAAGTTTGATGTTCACTTGAAATCAGATGGATACACTAACTACTCGGTTGAGACCCTGCAAAGTGGCAAGCGTCAATGCAAAGCTGCCCTGCAAAAGGAACTCGGTTTTCCGGTTCGTGAGGATGTTCCGTTGATCGGATTCATTGGAAGGCTGGATCATCAGAAAGGCATCGATATCATTGCCGAAGCAATTCCATGGATGGTGGGCCAGGATATGCAACTTGCCTTGCTGGGAACCGGAAGGCCTGACTTAGAAGATATGCTTAAGCAAATTGTGTCCCAACACAATGACAAAATCAAAGGATTGATTGGTTTTTCTGTGAAGATGGCTCACAGGATAACAGCAGGTGCAGACATATTGCTCATGCCATCAAGATTTGAGCCATGTGGATTGAATCAACTCTATGCCATGAACTATGGAACAATCCCAGTTGTGCATGCTGTGGGTGGACTGAGGGATACCGTGACACCTTTTAATCCATTTGAAGAGTCTGGCCTTGGATGGACATTTGACAGTGCAGAACCTAATAAGCTAGTAAACGCATTAGGGAACTGCTTGATGACCTTTAAGCAGTTTAAGCAGAGTTGGGAAGGGATCCAACGGCGTGGGATGATGCAGGATCTCAGTTGGGACAATGCTGCTCAGCAGTACGAGGAGGTTCTTGTTGCTGCCAAGTACCAATGGTAA